From a region of the Mycobacterium intracellulare ATCC 13950 genome:
- a CDS encoding O-methyltransferase yields MDGTDAEAPGHTAPSRAESLFAHAEGSISEDALLAAARERAVDIGAGAVTPAVGALLSMLTKLSGGKAVAEVGTGAGVSGLWLLSGMSDDGVLTTIDIEPEYLRLAKQAFSEAGIGPSRSRLIGGRAQEVLTRLADESYDLVFIDADPIDQPDYVVEGVRLLRPGGVIVVHRAALGGRAGDPAARDAEVVAVREAARLIAEDERLTPALVPLGDGILAAVRD; encoded by the coding sequence ATGGACGGCACCGACGCAGAAGCCCCTGGCCACACGGCGCCCAGCCGGGCCGAATCGCTGTTTGCCCACGCCGAGGGATCGATATCGGAGGACGCGCTGCTGGCCGCCGCCCGGGAGCGGGCCGTCGACATCGGGGCGGGCGCGGTGACGCCGGCCGTCGGGGCGTTGTTGAGCATGCTTACGAAGCTGAGCGGCGGCAAGGCCGTCGCCGAAGTGGGCACCGGCGCGGGAGTCAGCGGCTTGTGGTTGCTGTCGGGCATGAGCGACGACGGCGTCTTGACCACGATCGACATCGAGCCCGAATACCTACGGCTGGCCAAGCAGGCGTTCAGCGAGGCGGGCATCGGACCGTCGCGCAGCCGGCTGATCGGCGGCCGCGCCCAAGAGGTGCTCACCCGGCTCGCCGACGAGTCCTATGACCTGGTGTTCATCGACGCCGACCCGATCGATCAGCCGGACTACGTCGTCGAGGGCGTCCGGTTGCTGCGCCCGGGCGGCGTGATCGTGGTGCACCGGGCCGCGCTGGGCGGGCGGGCCGGCGATCCGGCCGCCCGCGACGCCGAGGTGGTGGCGGTGCGCGAGGCGGCCCGCCTCATCGCCGAGGACGAGCGGCTCACCCCGGCGCTGGTGCCGCTCGGCGACGGCATCCTGGCCGCCGTTCGCGACTGA
- the rseA gene encoding anti-sigma E factor RseA: MPDRGHVFRRAFSWLPAQFASQSDAPVGAPRQFGSTEHLSVEAIAAFVDGELRMNAHLRAAHHLSMCPQCAAEVDDQSRTRAALRDSHPIRIPSTLLGMLADIPYDSRDDSTAPASDPFADHEARERRKRR; the protein is encoded by the coding sequence ATGCCCGATCGAGGACATGTGTTCCGCCGCGCGTTCTCCTGGCTTCCCGCTCAGTTCGCCTCCCAGAGCGACGCGCCCGTGGGCGCACCCCGCCAGTTCGGTTCCACCGAGCACCTGTCCGTCGAAGCAATCGCCGCGTTCGTCGACGGCGAGTTGCGGATGAACGCTCACCTGCGGGCCGCGCATCACCTGTCGATGTGCCCCCAGTGCGCGGCCGAGGTCGACGATCAGAGCCGGACGCGCGCGGCGCTGCGCGACTCCCACCCCATCCGCATCCCCAGCACGCTGCTCGGCATGCTGGCCGACATTCCCTACGACTCGCGCGACGACTCGACCGCGCCGGCCTCCGACCCCTTCGCCGACCACGAGGCCCGCGAACGGCGCAAGCGCCGATAG
- a CDS encoding TetR/AcrR family transcriptional regulator: MRSADLTAAARIRDAAIEQFGEHGFGVGLRAIAEAAGVSAALVIHHFGSKEGLRKACEDYIAEKIRNTKSEAIQSNDPATWFAQLAEIEDYAPLMAYLVRSMQTGGDLANMMWRRMIDNAEGYMEEGVRAGRIKPSRDPQARAKYLAITGGGGFLLYIQMHDTPTDLRAVLRDYSRDMILPALEVYTEGLLTDRTMYDAFLAAEDQGESHGT; the protein is encoded by the coding sequence ATGCGTTCAGCCGACCTGACGGCCGCCGCCCGGATCCGCGATGCGGCCATCGAGCAGTTCGGCGAGCACGGGTTCGGTGTCGGGCTTCGCGCCATCGCCGAAGCGGCGGGCGTGAGTGCCGCGCTGGTGATCCACCACTTCGGCTCCAAGGAGGGCCTGCGCAAGGCCTGCGAGGACTACATCGCCGAAAAGATCCGCAACACCAAGTCCGAGGCTATCCAGTCCAACGACCCGGCCACCTGGTTCGCCCAGTTGGCAGAGATCGAGGACTACGCACCACTGATGGCATACCTGGTGCGCAGCATGCAGACCGGCGGCGATCTAGCGAACATGATGTGGCGCAGGATGATTGACAACGCGGAAGGGTACATGGAAGAGGGCGTGCGCGCCGGGAGGATCAAACCCAGCCGCGATCCCCAGGCCCGGGCCAAGTATCTGGCGATCACCGGAGGCGGCGGATTCCTGCTCTACATCCAAATGCACGACACACCAACGGATCTGCGCGCGGTGCTGCGCGACTACTCGCGCGACATGATCCTGCCCGCCCTCGAGGTCTATACCGAAGGGCTGCTGACCGACCGGACCATGTACGACGCGTTCCTGGCTGCCGAAGATCAAGGAGAATCCCATGGCACCTGA
- the sigE gene encoding RNA polymerase sigma factor SigE: MDRGARWTGNTEWQLPVAVNDEVPLGGAPDSEELIITTLLSPSSMSHAQGRPTDEWVEPSDAPQGTAVFDATGDKAAMPSWDELVRQHADRVYRLAYRLSGNQHDAEDLTQETFIRVFRSVQNYQPGTFEGWLHRITTNLFLDMVRRRARIRMEALPEDYERVPADEPNPEQIYHDSRLGPDLQAALDSLPPEFRAAVVLCDIEGLSYEEIGATLGVKLGTVRSRIHRGRQALRDYLAAHSGRQELRAQSA, translated from the coding sequence ATGGATCGCGGAGCGCGTTGGACGGGGAATACCGAATGGCAGCTGCCTGTTGCCGTCAATGACGAAGTGCCACTGGGTGGCGCACCCGATTCGGAGGAATTGATTATCACCACTCTTCTCAGTCCGTCCAGCATGTCGCACGCGCAAGGGCGCCCCACCGACGAGTGGGTGGAGCCCTCGGACGCCCCGCAGGGGACCGCGGTTTTCGACGCGACCGGCGACAAGGCGGCCATGCCGTCGTGGGACGAGCTGGTACGCCAGCACGCCGACCGGGTGTACCGGCTGGCCTATCGGCTTTCCGGCAATCAGCACGACGCCGAGGACCTCACCCAGGAGACCTTCATCCGGGTCTTCCGGTCCGTGCAGAACTATCAGCCGGGAACGTTCGAAGGGTGGCTGCACCGCATCACCACCAACCTCTTCCTCGACATGGTGCGCCGACGCGCGCGCATCCGGATGGAGGCGCTGCCCGAGGATTACGAGCGGGTGCCCGCCGACGAGCCCAACCCCGAGCAGATCTATCACGACTCACGGCTGGGGCCCGATTTGCAGGCCGCGCTCGATTCGCTGCCGCCGGAATTTCGCGCGGCCGTCGTCCTGTGCGACATCGAAGGCCTGTCCTACGAGGAGATCGGTGCCACCCTGGGCGTGAAGCTCGGGACCGTCCGCAGCCGCATCCACCGCGGACGCCAAGCCTTGCGGGACTACCTGGCCGCCCACTCCGGTCGGCAGGAACTGCGCGCCCAGTCGGCGTAG